One window of the Planktothrix sp. FACHB-1365 genome contains the following:
- a CDS encoding chlorophyll a/b-binding protein — translation MESKDTKFGFTNFAETWNGRLAMLGFAIGLATELMTGQGILSQLGLM, via the coding sequence ATGGAAAGCAAAGACACCAAGTTTGGGTTTACAAACTTCGCAGAAACTTGGAATGGCCGTTTAGCCATGTTAGGGTTCGCCATTGGTTTAGCAACGGAATTAATGACAGGCCAAGGAATTCTATCTCAACTCGGCTTAATGTAA
- a CDS encoding response regulator, giving the protein MTPKHILLIDDEDDIREIAQLSLEMLGGWVVLLANSGREGIQQAQTHQPDAILLDVMMPELDGLATFQQLQANPVTQGIPVILLTAKVQSADQRNFKELGVSGLITKPFEPLALAEQVAKILGWTLN; this is encoded by the coding sequence ATGACCCCAAAACATATTTTACTGATTGACGATGAAGATGATATTCGAGAAATTGCCCAACTGAGTTTAGAAATGCTGGGAGGTTGGGTGGTTCTTTTAGCAAATTCAGGACGTGAAGGCATTCAACAAGCTCAAACCCATCAACCCGATGCCATTCTTTTGGATGTGATGATGCCCGAATTAGACGGGTTAGCAACGTTTCAGCAGTTACAAGCTAACCCCGTAACTCAAGGAATTCCTGTGATTTTACTGACCGCTAAAGTTCAATCTGCTGACCAACGCAACTTCAAGGAATTAGGAGTCAGTGGTTTAATTACGAAACCTTTTGAACCTTTGGCTTTGGCAGAACAGGTGGCTAAAATTTTAGGATGGACTCTGAATTAA
- a CDS encoding PAS domain S-box protein, with product MINNNSQTETQFIASLQAVNQRLIEEIQERQRVEEALRESSERLKTLINAMPDLVCFKDGSGCWLEANKAMLDVFQLNALDYHGKSDIQLAELVEQVQGTSLYRDALIACQESDEEAWNKKQLSQQEEIIPQPDGTWKIFDVIKIPLFNPNGERKGLVILGRNITEQKQTEITYKRLAAIVESSEDAIIGKTIEGKIISWNQGAEQIYGYSEAEVKGHSLGLLTLPERSNEVPQILASIQSGGSIDHYETVHIRKDRQHIDVSLTISPIKDDQGNIMGISTISRDISYQKRIEKTLEQLRHQNELILDSAGEGICGLNREGKITFVNPAAARMTGYTVRELLMTDWQKITQGKSSQTPPAEPSSKIFSTLQDGRVRHITNEVFWCQDGTSFPVEYVSTPIKNQGEIIGAVVTFKDITERQAMEKMKDEFISVVSHELRTPLTSIHGALGLLASGLLDSQPERAKRMFDIAVTNTTRLVRLINDILDLERMQAGQITLDKKVCNLADLMLQATNEMMGMAEKAGVNVLVQPLGVRLWAAPDRIIQILTNLLSNAIRFSNVDSYVWFNATLNHSTLSRSSQEVLIAVQDQGRGIPADKLETIFGRFQQVDASDSRQKGGTGLGLAICRTIVQQHGGHIWAESTLGKGSTFFVRLPVLGEGEDPHA from the coding sequence ATGATTAATAACAATTCTCAAACCGAAACTCAATTTATTGCTTCCTTGCAAGCCGTTAATCAACGATTAATTGAAGAAATTCAAGAGCGTCAACGAGTTGAAGAAGCCTTGCGAGAAAGCTCAGAACGCTTGAAAACGTTAATTAATGCCATGCCAGATTTAGTCTGTTTTAAAGATGGTTCAGGGTGTTGGTTAGAAGCGAATAAAGCCATGTTAGATGTGTTTCAACTTAATGCCTTAGATTATCACGGAAAATCCGATATACAATTGGCGGAATTAGTTGAACAGGTGCAAGGAACAAGCCTTTATCGAGATGCCTTAATAGCCTGTCAAGAATCCGATGAAGAAGCTTGGAACAAAAAACAGCTTTCTCAACAGGAAGAAATCATTCCACAACCCGATGGAACCTGGAAAATTTTTGATGTGATTAAAATTCCTTTATTTAATCCCAATGGAGAGCGAAAGGGATTAGTAATTTTAGGACGAAATATCACGGAACAGAAACAAACGGAAATTACTTATAAACGGTTAGCAGCCATTGTAGAATCCTCAGAAGATGCTATTATTGGCAAAACAATAGAAGGAAAAATTATTAGTTGGAATCAAGGGGCTGAACAAATTTATGGATATTCTGAAGCCGAAGTGAAAGGTCATTCATTGGGTTTATTAACTTTACCTGAACGGTCTAATGAAGTCCCTCAAATTCTAGCGAGTATTCAATCGGGAGGCAGTATTGATCATTATGAAACGGTTCATATTCGCAAAGATAGACAGCATATTGATGTTTCTTTAACGATTTCTCCGATTAAAGATGATCAAGGAAATATTATGGGAATTTCTACGATTTCCCGTGATATTAGTTATCAGAAAAGGATTGAAAAAACCTTAGAACAACTGCGTCATCAAAATGAATTAATTTTAGATTCAGCCGGAGAAGGAATTTGTGGGTTAAATCGAGAAGGTAAAATTACCTTTGTAAATCCAGCAGCGGCAAGAATGACGGGATATACGGTGAGAGAACTGTTAATGACTGATTGGCAAAAAATCACCCAAGGAAAATCCTCTCAGACCCCTCCCGCAGAACCGAGTTCTAAAATTTTTTCTACCTTACAAGATGGTCGAGTTCGTCATATCACCAATGAAGTTTTTTGGTGTCAGGATGGAACCTCTTTTCCTGTTGAATATGTTAGCACTCCCATTAAAAATCAAGGAGAAATTATTGGGGCTGTGGTAACCTTTAAAGATATTACAGAACGGCAAGCGATGGAGAAAATGAAAGATGAATTTATCTCCGTTGTCAGTCATGAACTCCGTACTCCTTTAACCTCAATTCATGGTGCTTTAGGATTATTAGCCAGTGGATTATTAGATAGCCAACCGGAACGCGCGAAACGAATGTTTGATATTGCCGTTACGAATACAACCCGCTTAGTTCGTTTAATTAATGATATTCTCGATTTAGAACGGATGCAAGCCGGACAAATTACCCTCGATAAAAAAGTCTGTAATTTAGCAGATTTAATGCTGCAAGCGACAAATGAAATGATGGGAATGGCGGAAAAAGCAGGGGTAAATGTATTAGTCCAACCCCTAGGAGTGCGTTTATGGGCTGCACCAGATCGGATTATTCAAATCTTAACCAATTTATTAAGTAATGCCATTCGATTTTCTAATGTTGATAGTTATGTTTGGTTTAATGCCACCCTAAACCACTCAACCCTCTCCCGTTCTTCTCAGGAAGTTTTAATTGCTGTTCAAGACCAAGGGCGGGGAATTCCAGCCGATAAACTGGAAACGATTTTCGGTCGTTTTCAACAGGTAGATGCGTCCGACTCGCGCCAAAAGGGAGGAACTGGACTAGGACTTGCCATTTGTCGTACGATTGTGCAGCAACATGGGGGGCATATTTGGGCTGAGAGTACCTTGGGTAAAGGAAGTACATTTTTTGTGCGTTTACCCGTTTTGGGGGAAGGAGAAGACCCTCATGCCTGA
- a CDS encoding response regulator, translating into MRVLLVEDDPNLAETLVEALVHQSYTVDVVMDGISGWEQAQKLSYDLMILDVGLPQLDGISLCQKLRSQNITTPILLLTAYHHREDKVKGFDAGADDYVVKPFDIQELSARIRAILRRRQQTPTAILQWEKLRLNVNTCEVTYQDNPLNLTPKEYGLLELFLKHHQRVFSLNIIIEKLWDLEETPTENTVRAHIKGLRNKLKSAGAPGNLIETVYGLGYRLKQESPPQPEPKKNSTKQAQNQPKFNQALVQIWERYRGKICDRITILEQFSLAAQQEKTDPNLQQQAQQEAHKLAGSLGTFGLGRGSVLAREIEQLCQYKTLSSEQILHFRQLVFKLRQEVENNAPHSPPPTPAIPQPSPLKSSHQVWILSQDQSLIHSIQTASFHLGIETQILTDQSLITTLKTSSQEKQYPPIVFLDFDFYYSYELLTQLTQETPSIPVIVLTEQKNFSQRVKVAQSGGKAFLQKPVTSEQIIKVIMDVLRQSCTLNAKVLIVDDDSQILETFQLLLEPWGIQTVTVEDPRHFWEILEATIPDLLILDIEMPYLDGIELCQVVRADPRWKSLPVIFLTAHTNGEIKHQVFMVGADDYLTKTTEASILVNRILNRLRRTQSLREASTKF; encoded by the coding sequence ATGCGTGTTTTATTAGTAGAAGATGATCCTAATCTAGCTGAGACTTTGGTGGAGGCGTTAGTTCACCAATCTTACACTGTGGATGTGGTCATGGATGGAATTTCAGGTTGGGAACAAGCCCAAAAATTAAGTTATGATTTAATGATTTTAGATGTGGGATTACCTCAGTTAGATGGGATTAGTTTGTGTCAAAAATTGCGATCGCAAAATATTACCACTCCCATCCTGCTGTTAACGGCTTATCACCATCGAGAAGATAAAGTTAAAGGCTTTGATGCTGGGGCGGATGATTATGTCGTTAAACCCTTTGATATTCAAGAATTATCCGCTAGAATTCGAGCCATATTACGCCGAAGACAACAAACCCCCACCGCTATTTTACAATGGGAAAAACTTCGTCTCAACGTGAATACCTGTGAAGTAACCTATCAAGATAATCCCTTAAATTTAACCCCCAAAGAATATGGATTATTAGAGCTATTTTTAAAACATCATCAACGGGTTTTTAGTTTAAATATTATTATAGAAAAACTTTGGGATTTAGAAGAAACGCCCACCGAAAATACAGTTCGGGCGCATATTAAAGGATTAAGAAATAAATTAAAAAGTGCAGGCGCACCCGGAAATTTAATTGAAACGGTTTATGGTTTAGGATATCGTCTCAAACAAGAGTCTCCTCCGCAACCCGAACCGAAAAAAAATAGTACAAAACAAGCTCAAAATCAACCTAAATTTAATCAAGCCCTTGTTCAAATTTGGGAACGGTATCGAGGTAAAATTTGCGATCGCATTACCATATTAGAACAATTTTCTCTCGCAGCCCAACAAGAAAAAACCGATCCTAATCTGCAACAACAAGCCCAACAAGAAGCTCATAAACTAGCCGGATCTTTAGGAACCTTTGGTTTAGGACGAGGTTCGGTTTTAGCCAGGGAAATTGAACAGTTATGTCAATATAAAACCTTGAGTTCTGAACAAATCCTCCATTTTAGGCAATTAGTTTTTAAACTGCGACAGGAAGTTGAAAATAATGCTCCCCATTCTCCACCTCCAACCCCAGCAATACCTCAACCTTCCCCGCTAAAATCCAGCCATCAAGTGTGGATTTTAAGTCAAGATCAATCCTTAATTCATTCTATACAAACGGCTAGTTTTCATTTAGGAATTGAAACCCAAATTCTCACAGATCAATCCTTAATTACCACCCTCAAAACCTCATCTCAGGAAAAACAATATCCCCCCATCGTGTTTTTAGATTTTGATTTTTATTATTCCTATGAGTTACTCACCCAACTCACCCAAGAAACCCCCTCTATTCCCGTAATTGTTTTAACAGAACAAAAGAATTTTAGTCAACGGGTTAAAGTCGCTCAATCTGGAGGAAAAGCCTTTTTACAAAAACCTGTAACTTCAGAACAAATCATTAAAGTGATAATGGATGTTCTTCGTCAAAGCTGTACCTTAAATGCTAAAGTTCTAATTGTTGATGATGATTCCCAGATTTTAGAGACTTTTCAACTCCTCCTTGAACCCTGGGGAATTCAAACCGTTACCGTTGAAGATCCGCGACATTTTTGGGAAATTCTGGAAGCTACTATCCCCGATTTATTAATATTAGATATTGAAATGCCTTATTTAGATGGAATTGAACTTTGTCAGGTTGTTCGTGCTGATCCGCGTTGGAAAAGTTTACCCGTAATTTTTCTCACAGCCCATACTAATGGAGAAATTAAACATCAAGTGTTTATGGTCGGTGCTGATGATTATTTAACCAAAACCACCGAAGCCTCTATTCTAGTCAATCGAATTTTAAACCGACTAAGGCGAACTCAAAGCTTACGAGAAGCCTCCACAAAATTTTAA
- a CDS encoding NifU family protein, producing the protein MTTLALTEDNVETVLDELRPYLMADGGNVEIVDIDGPIVQLRLQGACGSCPSSTMTLKMGIERRLREKIPEIAEVVAVP; encoded by the coding sequence ATGACAACATTAGCACTCACTGAAGATAACGTAGAGACGGTTTTAGACGAATTACGCCCTTATCTGATGGCGGATGGGGGAAATGTGGAAATCGTTGACATCGATGGCCCCATTGTTCAACTTCGACTACAAGGCGCCTGTGGGTCTTGTCCAAGTTCGACTATGACCTTGAAAATGGGAATTGAACGACGTTTACGCGAAAAAATTCCTGAAATTGCTGAAGTTGTAGCCGTTCCTTAA
- a CDS encoding DUF3386 domain-containing protein has product MTEPQNALDLFRTAYEHRYTWDANFPGYRADIELKQGNEVYTGQIQIHPDLSVEVTGIEDEDVKQSVYTQLRDIITHRKRTSFEQAHGKNKFSLGKTDETGAVEILVEGDAMGSNYSVRGQEISRVSRVMGRMAFVINTHESLNTPEGYIARRYSAIFRNPQTQEIIRELEFEDSFEKLGNYYIMTRQVVHSQEAGQPLTTEFNYSQVKLLEPVGV; this is encoded by the coding sequence ATGACGGAACCCCAAAACGCATTAGATCTGTTTCGGACTGCCTACGAACATCGTTATACTTGGGATGCTAACTTCCCCGGTTATCGTGCTGATATTGAACTTAAACAGGGAAATGAAGTCTACACGGGTCAGATTCAGATTCACCCCGACTTAAGTGTAGAAGTCACTGGAATTGAAGACGAAGATGTCAAGCAAAGTGTCTATACCCAACTGCGAGATATCATTACCCATCGCAAGCGAACTTCCTTTGAACAAGCTCATGGAAAGAATAAATTTAGTTTAGGGAAAACCGACGAAACGGGGGCGGTGGAAATTCTCGTTGAAGGTGATGCAATGGGCTCAAACTATTCCGTTCGCGGTCAGGAAATTTCCAGGGTTAGCCGTGTAATGGGTCGGATGGCATTTGTGATTAATACCCATGAAAGTTTAAACACCCCAGAAGGTTACATTGCCCGTCGTTATAGTGCCATATTCCGTAACCCCCAAACTCAAGAAATTATTCGAGAACTGGAGTTTGAAGATAGCTTTGAGAAATTGGGTAACTATTACATTATGACTCGCCAAGTCGTTCATTCCCAAGAAGCAGGTCAGCCACTCACAACGGAGTTTAACTATTCCCAGGTGAAACTACTGGAACCCGTTGGAGTTTAA
- a CDS encoding IscS subfamily cysteine desulfurase has translation MSQRPIYLDCNATTPIDPQVLDTMLPYFTEYFGNAASINHIYGWEAEAAIKKAREIIAQAIHATPEEIVFTSGATESNNLALKGVAEAYFNQGRHIITTVTEHNAILDPCHYLETLGFEITYLPVKPDGIVDIAELKTAIRPDTILVSIMAANNEIGVLQPLAEIGEICHTQGILFHTDGAQAIGKIPLDVQQMNLDLMSLTAHKIYGPKGIGVLYVRRRNPRVKLAAQLHGGGHERGMRSGTLSTPQIVGFAKAIELALSQIRSENQRLILLREILWKKLSTLDGIYLNGHPTQRLAGNLNISVEGVDGQALLLGLQSIMAVSSGSACTSTKIEPSHVLKALGHSDQLAYASIRFGLGRFTTESEIHQVADYTVNTIQSLRRIKSR, from the coding sequence ATGTCTCAACGTCCAATTTATCTGGATTGTAACGCTACAACTCCGATTGATCCTCAAGTTTTAGATACAATGCTTCCCTATTTTACTGAATACTTTGGCAACGCTGCCAGTATTAATCATATTTACGGTTGGGAAGCCGAAGCCGCCATTAAAAAAGCCAGAGAAATAATTGCCCAAGCTATTCATGCAACTCCTGAAGAAATTGTTTTTACCAGTGGCGCAACAGAATCGAATAATTTAGCTTTAAAAGGGGTGGCTGAAGCTTATTTTAATCAAGGCAGACATATTATTACTACCGTCACTGAACATAACGCAATTCTTGATCCTTGCCATTATTTAGAAACTTTAGGATTTGAAATTACTTATCTTCCTGTAAAACCTGATGGTATCGTGGATATAGCCGAACTCAAAACCGCTATTCGTCCCGATACAATATTAGTTTCAATCATGGCAGCTAATAACGAAATTGGGGTACTGCAACCCTTAGCAGAAATCGGAGAAATTTGCCATACTCAGGGAATTTTATTTCATACCGATGGAGCTCAAGCTATTGGTAAAATTCCCCTGGATGTTCAACAGATGAATCTGGATTTAATGTCTTTAACCGCCCATAAAATTTATGGGCCAAAAGGCATCGGAGTGTTGTATGTTCGTCGGCGTAATCCTAGGGTTAAATTAGCGGCTCAACTTCATGGGGGAGGACATGAACGAGGAATGCGATCAGGAACCTTATCTACCCCGCAAATTGTCGGTTTTGCTAAAGCCATTGAACTCGCTTTATCCCAAATCAGATCAGAAAATCAACGGTTAATTCTATTGCGAGAAATCCTCTGGAAAAAATTATCAACCCTAGACGGAATTTATTTAAACGGTCATCCCACCCAACGGTTAGCCGGAAATTTAAACATTAGTGTTGAGGGAGTTGATGGTCAAGCTTTACTATTAGGATTACAATCAATTATGGCAGTGTCTTCTGGTTCCGCTTGTACCTCCACAAAAATTGAACCGTCTCACGTTTTAAAAGCATTAGGTCATTCTGATCAGTTAGCCTATGCTTCAATTCGTTTTGGTTTAGGTCGGTTCACAACAGAATCAGAAATCCATCAAGTTGCAGATTATACTGTTAATACTATTCAATCTTTAAGAAGAATTAAATCCCGTTAG
- a CDS encoding alpha/beta fold hydrolase — MSILAENWTSDFITTNQVKLHYVTQGEGPLMLMLHGFPEFWYSWRHQIPEFAQVYKVVAVDLRGYNESDKPKELSAYSIKELILDVKGLIEGLGYDECVLVGHDWGGFIAWNFAYRYPQMLSKLIVLNLPHPTKFKQGLGTIQQLLKSWYIFFFQLPFLPELYLQADDYRTVGEAFTKMAINKNTFSEADLNAYKDAAAKRGALTAMVNYYRNLFPSLFATQQTQGLLNVPTLMIWGENDLALGQELTYGTEEYVRDFQIRYIPNCSHWVQQECPELVNQYIWEFLNAEPMGE; from the coding sequence ATGTCAATTTTAGCAGAAAATTGGACGAGCGACTTTATCACCACAAATCAGGTGAAACTCCATTATGTCACCCAAGGGGAAGGGCCGTTGATGCTGATGTTACATGGATTTCCTGAATTTTGGTACTCTTGGCGTCATCAAATTCCCGAATTTGCTCAAGTTTATAAAGTGGTTGCTGTGGATTTAAGAGGGTATAACGAGAGTGATAAACCTAAAGAATTATCGGCTTATTCTATCAAAGAATTAATTTTAGATGTAAAGGGATTAATTGAAGGATTAGGATACGACGAATGTGTATTAGTAGGACATGATTGGGGCGGGTTTATTGCCTGGAATTTTGCCTATCGTTATCCTCAAATGTTAAGTAAATTAATTGTCTTGAATCTTCCTCATCCCACAAAGTTTAAGCAAGGTTTAGGAACGATTCAACAATTATTAAAAAGTTGGTATATCTTTTTCTTTCAACTGCCATTTCTACCGGAATTATACTTACAAGCGGATGATTATCGCACTGTGGGTGAAGCTTTTACCAAGATGGCAATTAATAAAAATACTTTTAGTGAAGCTGACTTAAATGCTTATAAAGATGCGGCTGCTAAACGGGGAGCTTTAACGGCAATGGTGAATTATTATCGGAATCTTTTTCCCAGTTTGTTTGCTACTCAACAAACCCAAGGTTTACTCAATGTCCCCACTTTAATGATTTGGGGGGAAAATGATCTGGCATTGGGTCAAGAATTAACCTATGGAACAGAAGAATATGTCCGAGATTTTCAAATTCGTTATATTCCTAATTGTAGCCATTGGGTACAACAAGAATGTCCTGAATTAGTTAATCAATATATCTGGGAATTTTTGAATGCAGAACCGATGGGGGAGTGA
- a CDS encoding GNAT family N-acetyltransferase — translation MLLEIKPVTNSDLLILNQLYTEIDGESPLSLSHVEQIFEQIQQIPNYNIYIAWLNGEPVGTFSLLWIPMILHDSKSALIDAVVVTSAYRNQGIGKAMMQEALKLSRSAGCYKAMLSSNIKRTAAHQFYESLGFKQQGWSFSLEL, via the coding sequence ATGCTATTAGAAATTAAACCCGTAACAAATTCTGATTTATTAATCTTAAATCAGTTATATACAGAAATTGATGGGGAATCTCCTCTGTCTCTATCGCACGTTGAGCAAATCTTTGAGCAAATTCAACAAATTCCCAACTACAATATTTATATTGCATGGCTCAACGGTGAACCTGTGGGTACATTTAGCTTATTATGGATTCCTATGATTTTACATGATAGCAAATCAGCTTTAATTGATGCTGTTGTTGTCACATCTGCCTATCGAAATCAAGGAATTGGGAAAGCGATGATGCAGGAAGCCCTCAAACTCAGCCGCTCGGCGGGATGCTATAAAGCCATGCTTTCCTCCAATATTAAACGCACAGCAGCCCATCAATTCTATGAATCTTTAGGCTTTAAACAACAAGGTTGGAGTTTTAGCTTGGAACTGTAA
- the map gene encoding type I methionyl aminopeptidase: MNILADFLSKPAQPNPPQVKKSRRGIYIKSPQEIEIMRQAAKIVATVLKEISEQVKPGMTTADLDIYAEKRIREMGAKPSFKGYHGFPGSICASINHEVVHGIPNRRKVIRAGDVLKVDTGAYYEGFHGDSCITIAVGEVSPDAANLIRVAEETLYKGIEKVKAGAYLLDLAEAMQDYAEANGYKIVEEFTGHGVGQNLHEEPSVFNARTYSLPNVKLKAGMTLAIEPILNAGSRFTRTLSDKWTAVTVDNSLSAQFEHTVLVTETGYEILTDRSTI, translated from the coding sequence ATGAATATTCTGGCTGATTTTCTCTCTAAACCTGCTCAACCCAACCCCCCTCAAGTTAAAAAAAGTCGTCGAGGAATTTATATTAAATCCCCTCAAGAAATTGAAATCATGCGACAAGCTGCAAAAATTGTAGCTACGGTTTTAAAAGAAATTTCAGAGCAGGTAAAACCGGGAATGACAACGGCTGATTTAGATATTTACGCAGAAAAACGGATTCGAGAAATGGGCGCAAAACCCAGTTTTAAAGGTTATCATGGCTTTCCGGGTTCGATTTGTGCTTCAATTAATCATGAAGTGGTTCATGGCATTCCTAACCGTCGTAAAGTCATTCGCGCTGGGGACGTTTTAAAAGTAGATACTGGGGCTTATTATGAAGGATTTCATGGAGATTCTTGTATTACAATTGCGGTCGGTGAAGTGTCCCCAGACGCCGCCAACTTAATTCGAGTTGCGGAAGAAACGTTATATAAAGGAATAGAAAAAGTTAAAGCGGGAGCTTATTTACTCGATCTGGCTGAGGCGATGCAAGATTATGCAGAAGCCAATGGTTATAAAATTGTAGAAGAATTTACAGGTCATGGAGTCGGACAAAATTTACACGAAGAACCCTCGGTTTTTAATGCTCGTACCTATTCTTTACCCAATGTTAAATTGAAAGCTGGGATGACTTTAGCCATTGAACCCATTCTAAATGCGGGATCTCGATTTACCCGAACTTTATCCGATAAATGGACAGCCGTAACCGTTGATAATTCCTTATCTGCTCAGTTTGAACATACGGTTTTAGTGACCGAAACCGGTTATGAAATTTTAACAGATCGTTCTACAATTTAG
- a CDS encoding GNAT family N-acetyltransferase — translation MIRIKTVNYSDSFTEIRSIRYQVFELEQGVDPKLEFDGQDEFAQHLLAYLDDQPIGTLRIRYLDENNAKIERLAVLASARGMGIAQQLMECALEAIAQTSIKTIIVNAQIYIQNLYLKLGFEPIGEPFEEAGILHIKMIKTLNSYIPS, via the coding sequence ATGATTAGAATAAAAACGGTTAACTATTCTGACTCTTTTACAGAAATTAGATCAATTCGATATCAAGTCTTTGAACTTGAGCAAGGAGTTGATCCTAAATTAGAATTTGATGGACAGGATGAATTCGCCCAACATTTATTAGCTTATTTAGATGATCAACCCATCGGAACTTTGCGGATTCGCTATTTAGATGAAAACAATGCTAAAATTGAACGGTTAGCGGTTTTAGCTTCAGCCAGAGGAATGGGAATTGCTCAACAATTAATGGAATGTGCGTTAGAAGCGATCGCTCAAACTTCAATTAAAACCATCATTGTTAATGCTCAAATTTATATTCAAAATCTCTATTTAAAATTAGGGTTTGAACCCATCGGAGAACCCTTTGAAGAAGCCGGAATTCTCCATATTAAAATGATCAAAACCCTTAATTCTTATATTCCATCCTGA
- the murF gene encoding UDP-N-acetylmuramoyl-tripeptide--D-alanyl-D-alanine ligase, producing the protein MSNLITIGQLAKIVAINAPLNCDFPDSTPVIGITTDTRRLQPGEVFLALQGEQFNGHHFVEQALNQGAIAAIVTPDFAETHPNLPLLAVTNSLKAYQEIGRWWRDQFQIPIIGVTGSVGKTTTKELIASVLGTQGKVLKTQANYNNEIGVPKTLLQLTADHEFAVIEMAMRGKGQIAELTQIAQPTIGLITNVGTAHIGLLGSEQAIAEAKCELLAEMPKTSVAILNQDQPRLMNTAATVWSGTTITYGLEGGDLRGELIDSQTLRVEGVNLPLPLPGIHNASNFLAALAVLRGIYGWDMSPETLYAPFLQGIAVQLPDGRAKRYEWAEDIVILDETYNAGLESMLAALQLLAQTPGKRQIAVLGTMKELGERSLEFHEQVGRKVRELNLDGLFILAEFEEANALATGAGGLPLVEIVDLQASDAHPQMAQRLKEFIQPGDRILFKASHSVQLNRVIELLEPGK; encoded by the coding sequence ATGTCTAATCTCATCACTATCGGCCAGCTTGCTAAAATTGTAGCGATTAATGCACCCTTGAACTGTGATTTCCCTGATTCCACCCCCGTGATTGGGATCACAACTGATACCCGCCGTCTTCAACCCGGAGAAGTATTTTTAGCATTACAAGGGGAACAATTTAATGGCCATCATTTTGTAGAACAGGCCCTTAACCAAGGTGCGATCGCTGCAATTGTCACACCGGATTTTGCCGAAACTCACCCAAATTTACCGCTTTTAGCTGTTACCAATTCCTTAAAAGCGTATCAAGAGATTGGCCGATGGTGGCGGGATCAATTCCAAATTCCGATAATCGGGGTGACAGGTTCGGTGGGAAAAACCACAACCAAAGAGTTAATTGCATCGGTATTAGGAACTCAAGGCAAAGTCTTAAAAACTCAAGCCAACTACAATAATGAAATTGGTGTTCCTAAAACCTTATTACAACTCACGGCTGATCATGAGTTTGCGGTGATTGAAATGGCCATGAGAGGAAAAGGACAAATTGCTGAATTAACCCAGATTGCACAACCGACCATTGGATTGATTACCAATGTAGGAACTGCTCATATTGGACTGTTAGGGTCAGAACAAGCCATTGCTGAGGCGAAATGTGAACTATTAGCAGAAATGCCTAAAACCAGTGTGGCGATTTTAAATCAGGATCAACCGCGTTTAATGAATACCGCAGCAACGGTTTGGTCTGGAACCACAATCACCTATGGGTTGGAAGGGGGAGATCTGCGAGGCGAATTAATCGACTCCCAAACCCTACGAGTTGAGGGGGTGAATTTGCCTTTACCTTTACCGGGTATTCATAACGCTTCTAATTTTTTAGCAGCATTAGCCGTATTGAGGGGAATTTATGGTTGGGATATGTCCCCAGAAACCTTGTATGCACCGTTTCTGCAAGGGATCGCGGTTCAGTTACCCGATGGACGGGCAAAACGCTATGAGTGGGCTGAGGATATTGTAATTTTAGATGAAACCTATAATGCTGGCTTGGAATCGATGTTAGCAGCATTGCAGTTATTAGCCCAAACACCGGGAAAACGTCAGATTGCGGTATTGGGAACAATGAAAGAGTTAGGAGAGCGATCGCTAGAATTCCATGAACAGGTGGGGCGCAAGGTACGGGAACTCAATTTAGATGGATTATTTATTTTAGCCGAATTTGAAGAAGCCAATGCTTTAGCAACCGGAGCCGGAGGTTTACCATTGGTGGAAATTGTGGATTTGCAGGCGTCGGATGCTCACCCACAAATGGCACAACGGTTAAAAGAGTTTATCCAACCAGGCGATCGCATTTTATTTAAAGCATCTCATTCGGTACAACTGAATCGAGTTATAGAATTGTTAGAGCCGGGAAAGTAG